Proteins encoded by one window of Melospiza melodia melodia isolate bMelMel2 chromosome 9, bMelMel2.pri, whole genome shotgun sequence:
- the POLL gene encoding DNA polymerase lambda isoform X2, whose amino-acid sequence MEPRGIVKAFPKRKKVRDASEKSIPPKIPKEQGTETPEEWLKPVVAFVLQAGIGQARAEIFRRQIVHNGGVVHSQLCPEVTHVIVAEHMDCPRALRLLRLTKLPPGLQLVKAAWLSACIRDQKLLSTAGYGVFIPHRYLEEEEFQKEQQQILDREKLQPPAEEGAVKPSTESQLDSSQRGLGTLGQQKLAEKYSDDEDSEGEDAGVTQGDLEALISGHYPVKSSEEISDSSDTVAQPPSKWVCAQSSNTKKENHNQCITEKLEVLAKAYSVQGDKWRALGYSKAINALKSYHKPVTSYQEACKIPGIGKRMAEKILEILESGHLRKLDHISESVPVLELFSNIWGAGVKTAQMWYQQGFRTLDDIRSKAALTSQQAVGLKHYADFLERMPREEAAEIEQTVRQAALAIKPGLVCVACGSYRRGKATCGDVDVLVTHPDGQSHRGVFSKLLSSLRRSGFLTDDLVSQEDNGDQQKYLGVCRLPGPARRHRRLDVIVVPYREFACALLYFTGSAHFNRSMRALAKSKGMSLSEHALSSAVVRGPGGAKVAPGHALPTPTERDVFIQLGLPYREPSERDW is encoded by the exons ATGGAGCCACGAGGGATTGTCAAAGCCTTTCCCAAGAGAAAGAAGGTGAGGGATGCCTCAGAGAAAAGCATCCCTCCAAAGATCCCGAAGGAGCAAGGAACAGAGACACCAGAGG AGTGGCTGAAACCAGTCGTTGCCTTCGTGCTGCAAGCCGGCATTGGCCAGGCCAGGGCCGAGATCTTCCGCAGGCAGATTGTGCACAACGGGGGCGTGGTtcacagccagctgtgccccgAGGTGACACACGTCATTGTGGCCGAGCACATGGACTGCCCCCGCGCCCTCCGGCTCCTCAGGCTCACCAAGCTGCCCCCGGGGCTGCAGCTGGTGAAGGCAGCCTGGCTTAGTGCCTGCATTAGGGACCAGAagctgctgagcactgctggctATGGCGTCTTTATCCCTCACAG gtacctggaggaggaggaattcCAGAAAGAACAGCAGCAGATCCTGGACAGAGAAAAACTGCAGCCCCCAGCAGAGGAGGGAGCAGTGAAACCAAGCACTGAATCACAGCTGGATTCCTCACAGCGAGGCTTGGGCACCCTTGGGCAGCAGAAACTGGCTGAG AAATACTCTGATGATGAAGACAGTGAAGGAGAAGATGCTGGTGTCACCCAGGGAGACCTGGAAGCATTGATTTCTGGCCACTACCCTGTGAAATCATCAGAGGAGATCAGTGATAGCTCTGACACAGTGGCCCAGCCTCCCAGCAAGTGGGTTTGTGCCCAGTCTTCCAACACCAAGAAGGAAAATCACAACCAGTGCATCACAGAGAAGCTGGAAGTGCTGGCAAAGGCTTACTCTGTCCAGGGGGACAAGTGGAGAGCTCTGGGCTACTCCAAAGCAATCAATGCACTTAAGAGCTACCACAAACCAGTCACCTCCTACCAG GAAGCCTGTAAAATCCCTGGCATTGGGAAACGGATGGCAGAGAAGATCCTGGAGATCTTGGAGAGTGGGCACCTGCGCAAGCTGGATCACATCAGTGAGAGTGTGCCTGTGCTGGAGTTGTTTTCCAACATCTGGGGAGCAGGGGTCAAGACAGCTCAGATGTGGTACCAGCAG GGTTTCCGGACGCTGGATGACATCCGCAGCAAGGCCGCTCTGACCAGCCAGCAGGCCGTGGGGCTGAAGCACTACGCGGATTTCCTGGAGCGCATGCCTCGGGAGGAAGCTGCAGAGATAGAGCAGACT GTCAGACAAGCTGCCCTGGCCATCAAGCCTGGCCTCGTGTGTGTTGCCTGTGGCTCCTACCGTCGGGGGAAGGCCACGTGTGGAGATGTGGATGTGCTGGTCACTCACCCGGATGGGCAGTCTCACCGTGGCGTGTTCAGCAAGCTGCTCAGCAGCCTCCGCAGGAGCG GCTTCCTTACAGACGACCTGGTGAGTCAGGAGGACAACGGTGATCAGCAGAAGTACCTGGGCGTGTGCCGCCTGCCGGGGCCCGCGCGGCGCCACCGCCGCCTGGACGTCATCGTGGTGCCGTACCGGGAGTTCGCCTGCGCCCTGCTCTACTTCACGGGCTCGGCTCACTTCAACCGCTCCATGCGCGCCCTGGCCAAGAGCAAGGGCATGAGCCTGTCGGAGCACGCGCTCAGCTCGGCCGTGGTGCGGGGCCCTGGCGGTGCCAAGGTGGCCCCTGGGCACGCTCTGCCCACCCCCACCGAGAGAGATGTCTTCATTCAGCTGGGGCTGCCTTACCGCGAGCCCTCCGAACGGGACTGGTGA
- the POLL gene encoding DNA polymerase lambda isoform X1 → MEPRGIVKAFPKRKKVRDASEKSIPPKIPKEQGTETPEAEWLKPVVAFVLQAGIGQARAEIFRRQIVHNGGVVHSQLCPEVTHVIVAEHMDCPRALRLLRLTKLPPGLQLVKAAWLSACIRDQKLLSTAGYGVFIPHRYLEEEEFQKEQQQILDREKLQPPAEEGAVKPSTESQLDSSQRGLGTLGQQKLAEKYSDDEDSEGEDAGVTQGDLEALISGHYPVKSSEEISDSSDTVAQPPSKWVCAQSSNTKKENHNQCITEKLEVLAKAYSVQGDKWRALGYSKAINALKSYHKPVTSYQEACKIPGIGKRMAEKILEILESGHLRKLDHISESVPVLELFSNIWGAGVKTAQMWYQQGFRTLDDIRSKAALTSQQAVGLKHYADFLERMPREEAAEIEQTVRQAALAIKPGLVCVACGSYRRGKATCGDVDVLVTHPDGQSHRGVFSKLLSSLRRSGFLTDDLVSQEDNGDQQKYLGVCRLPGPARRHRRLDVIVVPYREFACALLYFTGSAHFNRSMRALAKSKGMSLSEHALSSAVVRGPGGAKVAPGHALPTPTERDVFIQLGLPYREPSERDW, encoded by the exons ATGGAGCCACGAGGGATTGTCAAAGCCTTTCCCAAGAGAAAGAAGGTGAGGGATGCCTCAGAGAAAAGCATCCCTCCAAAGATCCCGAAGGAGCAAGGAACAGAGACACCAGAGG CAGAGTGGCTGAAACCAGTCGTTGCCTTCGTGCTGCAAGCCGGCATTGGCCAGGCCAGGGCCGAGATCTTCCGCAGGCAGATTGTGCACAACGGGGGCGTGGTtcacagccagctgtgccccgAGGTGACACACGTCATTGTGGCCGAGCACATGGACTGCCCCCGCGCCCTCCGGCTCCTCAGGCTCACCAAGCTGCCCCCGGGGCTGCAGCTGGTGAAGGCAGCCTGGCTTAGTGCCTGCATTAGGGACCAGAagctgctgagcactgctggctATGGCGTCTTTATCCCTCACAG gtacctggaggaggaggaattcCAGAAAGAACAGCAGCAGATCCTGGACAGAGAAAAACTGCAGCCCCCAGCAGAGGAGGGAGCAGTGAAACCAAGCACTGAATCACAGCTGGATTCCTCACAGCGAGGCTTGGGCACCCTTGGGCAGCAGAAACTGGCTGAG AAATACTCTGATGATGAAGACAGTGAAGGAGAAGATGCTGGTGTCACCCAGGGAGACCTGGAAGCATTGATTTCTGGCCACTACCCTGTGAAATCATCAGAGGAGATCAGTGATAGCTCTGACACAGTGGCCCAGCCTCCCAGCAAGTGGGTTTGTGCCCAGTCTTCCAACACCAAGAAGGAAAATCACAACCAGTGCATCACAGAGAAGCTGGAAGTGCTGGCAAAGGCTTACTCTGTCCAGGGGGACAAGTGGAGAGCTCTGGGCTACTCCAAAGCAATCAATGCACTTAAGAGCTACCACAAACCAGTCACCTCCTACCAG GAAGCCTGTAAAATCCCTGGCATTGGGAAACGGATGGCAGAGAAGATCCTGGAGATCTTGGAGAGTGGGCACCTGCGCAAGCTGGATCACATCAGTGAGAGTGTGCCTGTGCTGGAGTTGTTTTCCAACATCTGGGGAGCAGGGGTCAAGACAGCTCAGATGTGGTACCAGCAG GGTTTCCGGACGCTGGATGACATCCGCAGCAAGGCCGCTCTGACCAGCCAGCAGGCCGTGGGGCTGAAGCACTACGCGGATTTCCTGGAGCGCATGCCTCGGGAGGAAGCTGCAGAGATAGAGCAGACT GTCAGACAAGCTGCCCTGGCCATCAAGCCTGGCCTCGTGTGTGTTGCCTGTGGCTCCTACCGTCGGGGGAAGGCCACGTGTGGAGATGTGGATGTGCTGGTCACTCACCCGGATGGGCAGTCTCACCGTGGCGTGTTCAGCAAGCTGCTCAGCAGCCTCCGCAGGAGCG GCTTCCTTACAGACGACCTGGTGAGTCAGGAGGACAACGGTGATCAGCAGAAGTACCTGGGCGTGTGCCGCCTGCCGGGGCCCGCGCGGCGCCACCGCCGCCTGGACGTCATCGTGGTGCCGTACCGGGAGTTCGCCTGCGCCCTGCTCTACTTCACGGGCTCGGCTCACTTCAACCGCTCCATGCGCGCCCTGGCCAAGAGCAAGGGCATGAGCCTGTCGGAGCACGCGCTCAGCTCGGCCGTGGTGCGGGGCCCTGGCGGTGCCAAGGTGGCCCCTGGGCACGCTCTGCCCACCCCCACCGAGAGAGATGTCTTCATTCAGCTGGGGCTGCCTTACCGCGAGCCCTCCGAACGGGACTGGTGA
- the DPCD gene encoding protein DPCD encodes MAVPSWLERLRAAGKTALVQDGKRKIHYLFEDGKEMAEEYDIKTGQLISRKWREKNTLGGTGKWQVEVGEPTSPLLGALESELITESSSNPIFMRKDTLSSFQWRIRNLPYPKEVYSVCVEEEQRCCVIRTTNKKYYKKFSIPDLDRYHLPLDAAALSFTHANNTLIITYQKPKEILAAEEQLQKELKKIKAANSGDGDCKTQ; translated from the exons ATGGCGGTGCCGAGCTGGCTGGAGCGGCTGCGGGCGGCCGGCAAGACGGCGCTGGTGCAGGACG GGAAGCGGAAGATCCACTACTTGTTCGAGGATGGGAAGGAGATGGCCGAAGAGTACGACATTAAGACTGGCCAGTTAATAA GTAGAAAATGGCGAGagaagaacacccttgggggcaCGGGCAAGTGGCAGGTGGAAGTGGGAGAGCCAACCTCGCCACTCCTGGGAGCACTGGAGTCAGAGCTTATAACAGAGAGCAGCTCAAAT CCCATCTTCATGAGGAAGGATACCCTGAGCAGCTTCCAGTGGCGGATCCGTAACCTCCCCTACCCCAAAGAGGTCTACAGCGTCTGCGTGGAGGAGGAGCAGCGCTGCTGCGTCATCCGGACCACCAACAAGAA GTACTATAAAAAGTTCTCTATTCCTGATCTGGACCGATATCACCTCCCCTTGGATGCAGCTGCCCTGAGCTTCACCCATGCCAACAACACCCTGATCATCACG TACCAGAAGCCGAAGGAGATCCTGGCTGCAGAAGAGCAGCTGCAAAAGGAGCTGAAGAAGATAAAGGCAGCTAACAGTGGGGATGGAGACTGTAAGACCCAGTAG